A part of Paraliobacillus zengyii genomic DNA contains:
- a CDS encoding NUDIX hydrolase, with protein MPISDYYKKLRGKVGTELIFMPSVAAIIRNEDNEILFQYPKESEHWSLPSGAIEPGETPAQALIREVWEETGLTVKPYRLIGLFGGEDFRFTYPQGDQVEYNVFVFECIIIRGELTPIDGESADLRFIKEECKPKLALPYPESIFKSSQATSVYFQWKENWLNE; from the coding sequence ATGCCAATATCGGATTACTATAAAAAACTTCGTGGGAAAGTGGGTACAGAATTAATATTTATGCCAAGCGTTGCGGCAATTATTAGGAATGAGGATAATGAAATTTTGTTTCAATATCCTAAAGAAAGTGAACACTGGAGTTTACCATCGGGAGCAATCGAACCAGGAGAGACACCTGCGCAAGCACTTATTCGTGAAGTTTGGGAAGAAACTGGATTGACGGTGAAACCATATAGATTAATAGGTTTATTTGGTGGCGAGGATTTTCGGTTTACCTATCCTCAAGGTGACCAAGTAGAATATAATGTGTTTGTTTTTGAATGTATAATAATTAGGGGAGAGTTAACGCCAATTGATGGTGAATCTGCTGATCTACGCTTTATTAAGGAAGAGTGCAAACCGAAACTTGCTTTACCATATCCAGAAAGTATATTTAAATCGTCTCAAGCAACTAGCGTTTATTTTCAATGGAAAGAAAACTGGCTTAATGAATGA
- a CDS encoding class I SAM-dependent methyltransferase: MATTNWQRQDVTEHYLEQVRGAVPYGADQAKIMLQVINHFSPNPKKVIDLGCGNGFLAEILLKTYPDAHAILLDHSEPMIQAATEHMHAYSNRCDIIHADLSNSIKKFATPNSIDCIVSGFAIHHLPHEKKKELYREIYNLLTDDGIFINIEHTASATPEVEKLYDGLFIDHLAIHNNRDKQDVEMDYYNRPDIEDNKLERVDIQVNWLREIGFKHPDCYFKWFELAVFGGVK, translated from the coding sequence ATGGCAACTACTAATTGGCAAAGACAAGATGTGACAGAACATTATCTAGAACAAGTTAGAGGTGCAGTTCCTTATGGCGCGGATCAAGCGAAAATTATGCTACAAGTAATTAATCATTTCTCCCCTAACCCGAAAAAAGTAATCGATTTAGGATGCGGAAATGGCTTTTTAGCTGAAATTTTACTTAAAACATATCCAGATGCTCACGCAATATTACTAGATCATTCAGAGCCAATGATTCAAGCCGCTACTGAGCACATGCATGCATACAGTAATCGTTGTGACATTATCCACGCTGACCTTAGTAATTCTATTAAAAAATTTGCAACACCTAATTCAATTGATTGTATTGTTTCCGGTTTTGCAATTCATCACCTTCCGCACGAAAAGAAAAAGGAACTTTATAGAGAGATATATAATCTTTTAACAGATGACGGGATCTTCATAAATATTGAACATACAGCTTCAGCCACTCCAGAGGTAGAAAAATTATATGATGGGCTGTTTATAGATCATCTTGCTATTCATAATAATAGGGATAAGCAAGACGTTGAAATGGACTATTACAACCGTCCTGATATAGAAGATAACAAATTGGAAAGAGTAGATATTCAGGTTAACTGGCTCAGAGAAATTGGTTTTAAACATCCAGATTGTTATTTTAAATGGTTTGAACTTGCTGTCTTTGGCGGGGTAAAATGA
- a CDS encoding tRNA dihydrouridine synthase yields the protein MKDNFWLDLPRPFFILAPMEDVTDVVFRHVVSKAARPDVFFTEFANTVSYCHPQGHQSVRGRLAFTEDEQPMVAHIWGDEPEYFRQMSIGMAEEGFRGVDINMGCPVQNVAANGKGCGLIRRPEVAAEIIQAAKAGGLPVSVKTRLGYTDVEEWREWLKHLLEQDIVNLSIHLRTKKEMSKVDAHWELIPEIKKLRDEVAPNTLLTINGDIPDRQTGLELVDKYGVDGVMIGRGIFTNPFAFDEHAKEPTSEELLDLLRLHLDLHDHYSNELEPRLFKPLRRFFKIYVRGFRGAGELRNELMETKTTDEVRTLLDNFE from the coding sequence ATGAAAGATAATTTTTGGCTTGATTTACCACGGCCATTTTTTATATTGGCACCAATGGAAGATGTGACAGATGTTGTTTTCCGTCATGTAGTTAGTAAAGCAGCTAGACCGGATGTTTTTTTTACAGAGTTTGCAAATACGGTAAGTTATTGTCATCCACAGGGACACCAAAGTGTGCGTGGTCGTTTAGCTTTTACAGAAGATGAACAACCAATGGTGGCTCATATATGGGGAGATGAACCCGAGTATTTTCGACAAATGAGTATTGGAATGGCAGAAGAAGGTTTCCGTGGGGTGGATATCAATATGGGTTGTCCTGTCCAGAATGTAGCAGCAAATGGAAAGGGATGCGGTCTTATCCGTCGTCCAGAAGTTGCCGCAGAGATAATCCAAGCAGCAAAAGCAGGTGGATTGCCTGTTAGTGTGAAAACAAGACTTGGTTACACCGATGTAGAGGAATGGCGCGAATGGCTTAAACACTTATTGGAACAAGATATCGTTAATCTATCGATCCATCTTCGTACAAAAAAAGAAATGAGTAAGGTGGATGCGCATTGGGAACTAATTCCCGAGATTAAAAAACTTCGTGATGAGGTGGCACCAAATACACTTTTGACAATCAATGGGGATATTCCAGATCGTCAAACGGGCTTGGAACTTGTTGATAAGTATGGTGTTGATGGGGTTATGATTGGACGTGGTATTTTCACAAATCCATTCGCCTTTGATGAGCATGCGAAAGAGCCTACTAGTGAGGAATTACTGGATCTATTAAGGTTGCATCTTGACCTCCATGATCACTATTCGAACGAACTTGAACCTCGTCTATTTAAACCACTTCGTCGCTTTTTTAAGATCTATGTTCGAGGATTTAGAGGTGCAGGTGAATTAAGAAATGAATTGATGGAAACAAAGACAACAGATGAAGTACGTACATTGCTCGATAACTTTGAGTGA
- a CDS encoding putative holin-like toxin encodes MYESFVVLISFGTFLIALLALTNSMINKK; translated from the coding sequence ATGTATGAGAGTTTCGTGGTGCTGATTAGCTTTGGCACTTTCTTGATTGCATTACTCGCATTGACCAATTCTATGATCAATAAAAAATAG
- a CDS encoding class I SAM-dependent methyltransferase → MMKSNSDNWNANLYDEKHVFVSQFGSGLVELLAPVKNEHILDIGCGTGDLANKLSNNQVNVVGIDKSANMINQARAKYPHLTFSVDDATDLKYNDEFDAVFSNATLHWVKPPEHALRCIYNSLRAGGRFVAEFGGKGNVQLITNEIINQFNVLGMEYEPKNFPWYFPSIAEYSILMEEAGFRVVFAQHFERPTPLDGENGLRNWIEMFAGNMFGSETNETKQFIITEAENNLKEVLYKNGKWLADYKRIRVVGIKD, encoded by the coding sequence ATGATGAAAAGTAATTCAGATAATTGGAATGCTAATTTATATGATGAGAAGCATGTATTTGTATCTCAATTTGGAAGTGGGTTAGTAGAGTTATTGGCACCAGTTAAAAATGAACACATCCTTGACATTGGTTGTGGAACTGGAGACCTGGCAAATAAATTATCTAACAATCAGGTTAATGTTGTAGGAATAGATAAATCAGCTAACATGATCAATCAAGCAAGGGCAAAATATCCCCATCTAACGTTTAGTGTTGACGATGCAACAGACTTGAAATACAACGATGAATTTGATGCTGTGTTCTCTAACGCTACGCTTCATTGGGTAAAACCACCCGAGCACGCCTTGCGTTGCATTTACAATAGTCTGAGGGCAGGTGGGAGATTTGTTGCGGAGTTTGGTGGTAAAGGAAATGTACAGTTAATAACTAATGAGATTATCAATCAGTTTAACGTACTAGGAATGGAATATGAGCCTAAAAATTTCCCGTGGTACTTTCCCAGTATAGCTGAATATTCAATTTTAATGGAAGAAGCAGGTTTTAGAGTGGTATTTGCTCAACATTTTGAACGGCCAACACCTTTAGATGGGGAAAATGGATTAAGAAATTGGATTGAGATGTTCGCAGGTAATATGTTTGGAAGTGAGACGAACGAGACAAAGCAATTTATAATCACCGAGGCAGAAAACAACTTAAAAGAAGTCTTATATAAGAATGGTAAATGGTTAGCGGATTATAAAAGGATTCGAGTTGTCGGAATAAAGGATTGA
- a CDS encoding ABC transporter ATP-binding protein has translation MTKKQTNTLKPFLSLILSTKIPKIALTLGLVGSLVTTLVGLSIPLLTREMVDGFSMESLNVFLIGIIILVFILQAVTDGLSMYALAYVGQKIVANLREKMWFKLLRLPVNYYDKNKSGETVSRVVNDTGIVKDLISQHFPQFIGGIITIIGAVTILLFMDWKMTLLMLIAVPITVLFMVPLGRKMSKISRGLQDETASFTGSVQQTLSEIRLMKASNAENTEEKKGLSRINKLFSFGLREGLVFSLIAPLMYLVVMVVIVVIIGYGGIRVADGTMTTGSLVAFLLYLFQIIFPITSFAMFFTQLQKAMGATERIIDILKIDEEEGQKGKDLDIANQAINVSNVSFSYSEEETVIKDISFNVQPGMMVAFAGPSGGGKTTMFGLLERFYVPTTGVITIGNTPIKELSMRSWRSQIGYVSQDSPMMAGTIRENLCYGLEDRTDITDERLWEVAKMAYAADFIKEFPKDLDTEVGERGVKVSGGQRQRIAIARAFLRDPKILMMDEATASLDSQSEGIVQQALARLMEGRTTFVIAHRLSTIINADKIIFIEKGKITGIGTHQELVQSHQLYREFSEQQLTQ, from the coding sequence ATGACAAAGAAACAAACAAATACTTTAAAACCTTTTCTCTCTCTTATACTATCTACTAAAATACCAAAAATCGCACTAACTCTAGGATTAGTTGGAAGTCTCGTTACCACACTAGTAGGGCTTTCCATTCCACTCCTGACAAGAGAAATGGTCGATGGCTTTTCAATGGAATCATTAAATGTTTTTCTAATTGGGATCATCATACTCGTTTTTATTTTACAGGCAGTCACCGATGGATTATCCATGTATGCCCTGGCATATGTCGGGCAAAAAATAGTCGCCAATCTTAGAGAAAAAATGTGGTTCAAGCTTTTACGCTTACCAGTAAATTATTATGACAAAAATAAAAGCGGGGAAACGGTTAGTCGTGTTGTTAATGACACTGGAATTGTCAAAGACTTAATTTCCCAACACTTTCCACAATTTATTGGCGGCATTATTACCATAATTGGTGCTGTTACGATTTTGCTATTTATGGATTGGAAAATGACGTTATTAATGTTAATTGCTGTTCCAATCACTGTTCTTTTTATGGTGCCACTTGGAAGGAAAATGTCGAAAATATCGCGTGGTTTGCAAGATGAAACAGCAAGTTTTACAGGAAGTGTCCAGCAAACACTTAGTGAAATCCGATTAATGAAAGCTTCCAATGCAGAAAACACAGAGGAAAAGAAAGGTCTATCTAGAATTAATAAGCTTTTCTCCTTTGGATTAAGAGAAGGACTCGTTTTTTCACTGATTGCTCCACTGATGTATCTTGTCGTCATGGTCGTTATAGTCGTTATTATTGGTTACGGTGGAATTCGAGTAGCAGATGGAACGATGACCACTGGCTCGCTTGTTGCCTTTTTACTCTATCTTTTCCAAATCATCTTTCCGATTACATCTTTCGCCATGTTTTTTACCCAATTACAAAAAGCAATGGGTGCCACGGAACGCATTATTGATATATTAAAAATTGACGAAGAAGAAGGCCAAAAAGGAAAAGACCTAGATATCGCCAATCAAGCCATCAATGTTAGTAACGTATCCTTCTCATACAGTGAAGAGGAAACTGTCATAAAAGATATCTCCTTTAACGTGCAGCCAGGAATGATGGTTGCTTTTGCAGGTCCAAGCGGTGGCGGGAAAACAACAATGTTCGGACTTCTTGAACGCTTTTACGTCCCTACAACAGGCGTGATTACAATTGGAAACACACCTATTAAAGAGCTGTCTATGCGTTCCTGGAGAAGTCAAATCGGGTATGTTTCTCAAGATAGTCCGATGATGGCAGGTACGATCCGTGAAAATCTTTGTTACGGATTAGAAGATCGAACAGATATTACCGACGAGCGTCTGTGGGAAGTTGCGAAAATGGCCTATGCTGCAGATTTTATCAAAGAGTTTCCAAAAGATCTTGACACAGAGGTTGGCGAACGTGGGGTGAAAGTATCTGGCGGTCAAAGACAACGAATTGCAATCGCTCGTGCATTTCTGAGAGATCCAAAAATTTTAATGATGGATGAAGCAACTGCAAGTCTCGACAGCCAATCGGAAGGAATCGTTCAACAAGCTTTAGCTCGTTTAATGGAGGGCAGAACAACCTTTGTTATCGCTCACCGGTTATCAACCATAATAAATGCTGATAAAATTATTTTTATTGAAAAAGGTAAAATAACCGGAATTGGCACGCACCAAGAACTCGTTCAATCACATCAGCTCTATAGAGAGTTTTCCGAACAGCAATTGACTCAATAA
- a CDS encoding response regulator transcription factor — MEKIMIVEDDMKIAEFLSSYMKKYGYQVTVAKDFERILDTFRDVQPKLLLLDINLPSYDGYYWCRQIRKESICPVIFISARTGEMDQVMALENGGDDFITKPFHPDIVMAKIRSQMRRAYGEYATKYEERVVTQGDLHFYPERLELRFKNEVTALTKKETDIIETLLERYPRVAGRQDLLEKLWDDQAYVDENTLNVNITRVRNKFQALGIENAVETVRGAGYRLNVTWIDEEL, encoded by the coding sequence ATGGAGAAAATTATGATTGTGGAAGATGACATGAAAATTGCAGAATTCTTATCTTCCTATATGAAAAAATATGGATATCAAGTCACAGTTGCTAAAGACTTTGAACGGATATTGGACACATTTCGTGATGTGCAGCCTAAGCTTTTATTACTAGACATAAACCTACCAAGTTATGATGGGTATTATTGGTGTAGGCAAATTAGGAAAGAATCGATTTGTCCGGTCATTTTCATTTCGGCTCGAACAGGTGAGATGGATCAGGTCATGGCATTGGAAAATGGCGGGGATGATTTTATTACGAAGCCTTTTCATCCCGATATTGTCATGGCGAAAATCAGAAGTCAGATGCGCCGAGCATATGGTGAATATGCAACGAAGTATGAAGAAAGAGTGGTTACTCAAGGAGACTTGCACTTTTATCCTGAGCGGTTGGAACTTCGATTTAAAAATGAAGTGACTGCCTTAACAAAAAAAGAAACTGACATCATCGAAACGTTGCTGGAGCGTTATCCTCGGGTTGCTGGTAGGCAGGATTTATTGGAGAAACTTTGGGATGACCAAGCCTATGTAGATGAAAATACGTTGAATGTTAACATTACGCGCGTTCGAAATAAGTTTCAAGCGTTAGGGATAGAAAATGCAGTAGAGACGGTTAGAGGCGCAGGATATCGTTTAAACGTGACTTGGATTGATGAGGAATTATGA
- a CDS encoding sensor histidine kinase — MRLFLREHLILIVFQLIQCLMIPTLYWLDGYRGTGVIIYAIFLSLVFLTAFLIFRYVSRKKFYQRLQNPLETMVESLETTEQTPISEALDRLLLTQYCLYQEELQQAEDRQDEHLLFMDRWVHQMKTPLSVIELTAQTLDEPESSSIREETDRMRSGLNTVLYMARLRTIAEDFQIKPVLLSKLIHEVNQENKRFYIRHQVYPQLKEQRSGITVETDEKWLFFLLTQLVHNAVKYSTGKAKHLLLTVYERDEEAILEIKDFGVGIPVVDKKRVFKKFYTGENGRNYRESTGMGLYLVKEVAEKLEHGIELETEVGEGTTIRIIFSTTQNLTTM, encoded by the coding sequence ATGAGACTATTTCTTCGTGAACATCTGATTCTCATTGTGTTTCAACTCATTCAATGCTTGATGATTCCTACACTATATTGGCTTGATGGCTATCGTGGGACAGGTGTAATCATCTACGCTATTTTTCTATCCCTCGTGTTTTTAACAGCATTTCTCATCTTTCGGTACGTGAGTCGAAAAAAATTCTATCAAAGGTTACAAAATCCACTGGAAACAATGGTCGAATCACTCGAGACTACGGAACAAACACCAATATCCGAAGCACTCGATCGGTTGCTTCTGACACAGTATTGTTTGTACCAGGAAGAACTTCAACAAGCAGAAGATAGACAGGATGAGCATTTGTTGTTTATGGATCGCTGGGTTCACCAAATGAAAACACCACTTTCTGTTATTGAATTAACTGCACAAACGTTGGATGAACCTGAATCATCTAGCATTCGTGAGGAAACAGATCGGATGCGCAGTGGCTTAAATACTGTGCTTTATATGGCGAGACTTCGAACAATTGCAGAAGACTTTCAGATTAAGCCAGTCCTCCTATCCAAGCTAATCCATGAAGTGAATCAAGAAAATAAGCGTTTTTACATCCGACATCAAGTGTATCCGCAATTAAAGGAACAAAGGTCAGGTATAACAGTCGAGACGGATGAGAAGTGGCTTTTTTTCCTATTAACACAACTTGTACATAACGCTGTCAAATATTCTACTGGAAAAGCGAAGCATCTTCTCCTGACCGTTTATGAGAGAGATGAAGAGGCGATTCTTGAAATAAAGGATTTTGGAGTTGGTATTCCAGTTGTTGATAAGAAACGGGTTTTCAAGAAATTTTATACCGGGGAAAACGGCCGGAATTACCGGGAATCAACAGGTATGGGGCTTTACTTGGTAAAAGAAGTGGCTGAAAAGCTAGAGCATGGAATTGAACTAGAAACAGAGGTGGGAGAGGGAACGACGATTCGAATCATTTTTTCAACTACACAAAACCTTACAACGATGTAA
- a CDS encoding ABC transporter ATP-binding protein, whose amino-acid sequence MLTLTNVSKIYEGKVAYRALTDISLEIETGEFVAIMGPSGSGKTTLLNIISTNDAPTTGQVEVEGKNPHELKKDALAKFRRTELGFIFQDFNLLHTLTVEENIVLPLTLDGARVKEMKEKAHKIAESLGITAIMSKRTYEISGGQAQRVAIARAMIHHPKLLLADEPTGNLDSKASKDVMNMLEDINKQEQTSLLMVTHDPQAASYSDRVVFIQDGKLHSEIHRGESRQAFFQKIIDMLSLMGGDGNDFSSVRV is encoded by the coding sequence ATGCTCACACTTACAAATGTAAGTAAGATTTACGAAGGAAAAGTGGCCTACCGTGCACTTACAGATATTAGTTTAGAAATAGAAACAGGTGAATTTGTTGCGATTATGGGTCCATCTGGTAGTGGAAAAACGACATTACTAAATATTATTTCCACCAACGATGCACCTACTACTGGACAAGTTGAAGTAGAAGGGAAAAATCCACATGAGCTGAAGAAAGATGCGTTAGCTAAATTCCGTAGAACCGAACTTGGATTTATTTTTCAAGACTTTAATCTGCTGCATACACTAACTGTCGAAGAAAATATCGTCTTACCACTTACGCTAGATGGTGCGCGTGTAAAAGAGATGAAAGAAAAGGCACATAAAATCGCGGAGAGTCTTGGTATTACTGCAATTATGAGTAAACGCACCTACGAAATATCAGGAGGTCAAGCACAGCGGGTAGCCATTGCTAGGGCGATGATTCATCATCCAAAGCTACTGTTAGCCGATGAACCAACTGGTAACTTAGATTCAAAAGCATCAAAGGATGTCATGAATATGCTTGAAGACATTAATAAGCAGGAACAAACGAGCTTATTGATGGTCACACATGATCCCCAAGCAGCAAGCTATTCTGACCGAGTTGTCTTTATCCAAGACGGAAAGTTGCATTCCGAAATTCATCGTGGGGAGAGTAGACAAGCATTCTTTCAGAAAATAATTGACATGCTTTCCTTGATGGGAGGCGATGGAAATGACTTTTCGTCAGTTCGCGTTTAA
- a CDS encoding ABC transporter permease yields MTFRQFAFNNVLRNKRLYIAYLLSSMFTVMVFFTFAIFAFHPAFSDTSINKNILLGMGVAGAIIYVFSFFFVLYSMSSFLQSRKKEFGLLIMLGASNKQIRLMVFLENILIGFFATVGGILIGLVFAKGILLIAENVLIISETLDFYFPTLAIVVTFVSFIFLFFCISIFVSFVLRTKRLVNLMKGDKQSKGEPKASVMLSVLAAFLLITGYITATLVEGIYVVYAMIPVILVVSLGTYLLFTQLSVYIIRLLKNNKSIFWRKTNMLLFSDLSFRLKDNARTFFMVAIISTVAFSAIGSLFGFQSIINGTKENNPYSITYSPFLNDGQTLIEEDTKTINAILQEENIDAKMETLELNFFEIADGNVLILSASDYNRFATLNGDKELHPEEDEAIVVEQSGEGQIAEEGPKASQVLMEASIQLEDEQEIQPIKVVESDVLPSSTNGYYVVNNSVFEQLGSPVSKDHRVAWKAEEGQTDQIIEAGRKITNLDGDLQYKTFINEYTIYEINKAYGPILFIGLFIGIVFFVSAGSFLYFRLFTDLDEEKRKFQGIAKIGLTQSELQKVVNRQIAILFFSPIVVALLHGAVALTALSRLFNYNLTVESSLVLGSFALIQVVYFLIVRFFYVKQVKRMVF; encoded by the coding sequence ATGACTTTTCGTCAGTTCGCGTTTAATAATGTATTGCGTAATAAACGGCTGTATATAGCCTACTTACTTAGTAGTATGTTCACAGTAATGGTATTTTTTACTTTTGCTATTTTTGCATTCCATCCAGCATTTTCAGATACTTCAATCAATAAAAATATACTACTGGGAATGGGTGTTGCGGGAGCAATCATTTATGTGTTTTCTTTCTTCTTTGTCCTATACTCGATGAGTTCCTTTTTACAATCGAGAAAGAAAGAGTTTGGCTTGTTAATCATGCTTGGAGCCTCGAATAAACAAATTCGTCTGATGGTGTTTTTGGAAAATATCTTAATCGGCTTTTTCGCAACAGTCGGTGGGATTCTAATCGGCTTGGTATTTGCAAAAGGCATTCTTTTGATTGCTGAAAACGTATTAATTATTAGTGAGACACTGGATTTTTATTTTCCTACACTAGCAATTGTTGTGACGTTTGTTAGCTTTATCTTTCTATTTTTCTGTATATCGATATTTGTTTCGTTTGTTCTACGTACGAAAAGATTAGTTAATTTAATGAAAGGGGATAAACAGTCTAAAGGCGAACCAAAAGCATCTGTTATGCTATCGGTGCTCGCAGCATTCCTACTTATCACGGGATATATTACTGCAACATTGGTTGAGGGTATTTATGTTGTCTATGCGATGATTCCGGTTATTTTAGTAGTATCGCTTGGAACTTATCTCTTATTTACCCAATTAAGTGTATATATTATCCGCCTATTAAAAAATAATAAATCAATCTTTTGGCGTAAGACAAATATGCTCTTATTTTCTGACCTGTCCTTTCGATTGAAGGATAACGCAAGGACATTTTTTATGGTGGCTATTATTTCTACAGTTGCTTTTAGTGCTATTGGTTCTTTATTTGGATTCCAATCGATAATTAATGGAACAAAGGAAAATAATCCTTATTCCATTACGTATAGCCCGTTTCTTAATGACGGTCAAACGTTAATTGAGGAAGATACGAAGACAATTAATGCTATCTTGCAGGAGGAAAACATCGATGCAAAGATGGAAACGCTTGAGCTGAACTTTTTTGAGATAGCTGATGGGAATGTATTAATCTTAAGCGCTTCTGACTACAATCGCTTTGCAACACTTAATGGTGACAAGGAACTACACCCGGAGGAAGATGAGGCCATTGTAGTGGAACAAAGTGGTGAGGGTCAGATCGCGGAGGAGGGCCCAAAAGCTAGTCAAGTGTTAATGGAAGCAAGTATTCAACTAGAAGACGAACAAGAAATTCAACCTATAAAAGTAGTAGAATCAGATGTATTACCATCATCAACAAATGGGTATTATGTGGTGAATAACTCGGTTTTTGAGCAACTTGGATCACCTGTAAGCAAGGATCATCGTGTCGCATGGAAAGCGGAAGAAGGGCAAACGGATCAAATAATTGAGGCAGGCAGAAAGATAACTAACTTGGATGGCGATTTACAATATAAAACGTTCATCAATGAATATACAATTTATGAAATTAACAAAGCATACGGACCGATTCTTTTTATTGGCTTGTTTATTGGAATTGTCTTCTTTGTTTCCGCTGGTAGCTTTCTATATTTTCGTTTATTTACAGATCTGGATGAAGAAAAGCGCAAGTTCCAGGGTATTGCAAAAATTGGATTAACACAATCCGAGCTTCAAAAGGTAGTCAACAGACAAATCGCGATTCTATTCTTCTCACCAATTGTTGTAGCGTTACTTCATGGTGCTGTAGCACTTACTGCTTTATCCCGTTTGTTCAATTACAATTTAACAGTAGAATCTTCACTAGTATTAGGAAGTTTTGCTTTGATACAAGTGGTCTACTTCTTGATTGTCCGATTTTTTTATGTCAAGCAAGTAAAGAGAATGGTCTTTTAA
- a CDS encoding YxeA family protein has product MNKKVRNSVIAVVVIFVSFLVIFPKEEMARINPFLNVGKVYVQINEEPVVDEGRYYYDLTGYHEDGDKTELAFSAGKDLKENAFLKIAAKGAFVKGWEEVQAEELPEDVKNKFDN; this is encoded by the coding sequence TTGAATAAAAAAGTAAGAAACAGTGTTATTGCTGTTGTAGTTATCTTCGTTAGCTTTTTGGTTATTTTTCCGAAAGAAGAAATGGCTCGTATCAATCCCTTCCTTAATGTTGGAAAAGTTTATGTCCAAATCAATGAAGAGCCTGTTGTAGATGAAGGAAGATATTACTATGATTTAACTGGCTATCATGAAGACGGAGACAAAACAGAATTAGCTTTCAGTGCAGGCAAAGATTTAAAGGAAAATGCATTTTTAAAGATAGCCGCAAAAGGTGCCTTTGTGAAAGGTTGGGAAGAAGTGCAGGCAGAAGAATTGCCTGAGGATGTAAAAAATAAGTTTGATAATTAA
- a CDS encoding MFS transporter codes for MTLLLLLIIYLAFISLGLPDSLLGAAWPVMQQDLGVPLETAGLIFMTIASGTIVSSLASGKVLKRFGTGKVTFFSGLMTASALLGFYFSPSISWLVVCAVPLGLGAGAVDTALNNYVAVNYKAHHMSWLHSFWGVGATFGPIIMAKFIAGQNTWRTGYLAISGIQFGLAIIILCSIPLWVIVSKKSDITLNDHSEDITDIPVDENAKHVKPLKINGVKFAMLTFLFYCGVESTMGLWGSSFLVNVKNLPASVAAQWVSFYWGGLTIGRFITGFVTFKMSSRMLIRTGQIIALFGATLLLLPLPSILSLTGFILVGFGLAPIFPCMLHETPARFGKTHSQSIMGYQTALAYTGSTFIPPILGFLSSYTTIGIFPFFIVICIVMMLFNSEQLNSLLRKKVHASN; via the coding sequence ATGACATTATTACTTTTACTTATTATTTATTTGGCTTTTATTAGCTTAGGGTTACCTGATTCGTTATTAGGAGCCGCATGGCCTGTAATGCAACAGGATCTGGGTGTTCCGCTTGAGACAGCTGGGTTGATATTTATGACAATTGCAAGTGGTACGATTGTTTCCAGTTTAGCTAGTGGAAAAGTTCTTAAACGATTTGGAACGGGAAAGGTCACGTTTTTTAGTGGCTTAATGACAGCAAGTGCTTTGCTGGGCTTTTATTTTTCTCCATCGATCAGTTGGTTAGTTGTATGTGCAGTTCCGCTTGGCTTAGGTGCAGGAGCTGTGGATACCGCATTAAATAATTATGTTGCTGTAAATTATAAGGCGCACCATATGAGTTGGTTACATAGTTTTTGGGGTGTAGGAGCTACCTTTGGTCCGATCATCATGGCGAAATTTATAGCGGGACAAAATACGTGGAGAACTGGTTATCTTGCCATTTCAGGGATTCAATTTGGGTTAGCTATTATTATTCTGTGTTCGATACCATTGTGGGTTATTGTTTCGAAAAAAAGCGATATAACGTTGAATGATCATTCGGAAGATATCACTGATATACCAGTTGATGAGAATGCGAAACATGTAAAGCCTCTGAAGATTAATGGAGTGAAATTTGCAATGTTGACCTTCTTATTTTATTGCGGAGTTGAATCTACGATGGGACTTTGGGGAAGTAGCTTTCTCGTAAATGTTAAGAATTTGCCAGCATCGGTTGCAGCACAGTGGGTTTCTTTTTATTGGGGAGGATTAACAATTGGTAGATTTATAACCGGGTTTGTTACGTTTAAGATGAGTAGTCGCATGCTTATTCGAACAGGTCAAATTATCGCATTATTTGGTGCCACGTTACTTTTACTGCCTTTACCTTCTATTTTATCGCTTACAGGCTTTATTTTGGTTGGGTTTGGTTTAGCACCTATATTTCCATGTATGTTACACGAAACACCAGCACGTTTTGGAAAGACACATTCTCAGTCAATCATGGGCTATCAAACGGCCTTAGCTTATACAGGTAGCACATTTATTCCACCTATTCTTGGTTTTCTTTCATCCTATACAACAATAGGAATCTTCCCGTTTTTCATAGTTATTTGTATTGTAATGATGCTTTTTAACTCAGAACAATTAAATTCGCTATTAAGAAAAAAGGTTCACGCATCCAATTAA